A region of Sugiyamaella lignohabitans strain CBS 10342 chromosome A, complete sequence DNA encodes the following proteins:
- the HOM6 gene encoding homoserine dehydrogenase (Homoserine dehydrogenase (L-homoserine:NADP oxidoreductase); dimeric enzyme that catalyzes the third step in the common pathway for methionine and threonine biosynthesis; enzyme has nucleotide-binding, dimerization and catalytic regions; GO_component: GO:0005737 - cytoplasm [Evidence IDA] [PMID 14562095]; GO_component: GO:0005634 - nucleus [Evidence IDA] [PMID 14562095]; GO_function: GO:0050661 - NADP binding [Evidence IEA]; GO_function: GO:0004412 - homoserine dehydrogenase activity [Evidence IEA,IEA]; GO_function: GO:0004412 - homoserine dehydrogenase activity [Evidence IDA] [PMID 11341915]; GO_function: GO:0004412 - homoserine dehydrogenase activity [Evidence ISS] [PMID 8500624]; GO_function: GO:0016491 - oxidoreductase activity [Evidence IEA,IEA]; GO_process: GO:0009082 - branched-chain amino acid biosynthetic process [Evidence IEA]; GO_process: GO:0008652 - cellular amino acid biosynthetic process [Evidence IEA]; GO_process: GO:0006520 - cellular amino acid metabolic process [Evidence IEA]; GO_process: GO:0009090 - homoserine biosynthetic process [Evidence IMP] [PMID 4380684]; GO_process: GO:0009097 - isoleucine biosynthetic process [Evidence IEA]; GO_process: GO:0009086 - methionine biosynthetic process [Evidence IEA]; GO_process: GO:0009086 - methionine biosynthetic process [Evidence IMP] [PMID 4380684]; GO_process: GO:0055114 - oxidation-reduction process [Evidence IEA,IEA]; GO_process: GO:0009088 - threonine biosynthetic process [Evidence IEA,IEA]; GO_process: GO:0009088 - threonine biosynthetic process [Evidence IMP] [PMID 4380684]): MSGVNVAIIGTGLVGSAFVRQLQAVQKKSPGVFNVILVARSKATYVSKDYSPLSLDSYSTGSSDLLNIEQIAAYLEKSPKPVILVDNTSNEDWANSYPLFLSKSISVATPNKKAFSSSLDLWKKVFGASNGPKGGLVYHEATVGAGLPVLGPLNDLVATGDEIVKIDGIVSGTLSYIFNEFSTIEGSTVKFSDVVKKAKSLGYTEPDPRDDLNGLDVARKVTILARLSGLPVESPTSFPVDSLIPKPLESAASADEFLEKLPEYDGELDKLRQEAQAENKVLRFVGKVDIAAGAVKVGIEKYDASHPFASLKGSDNVISIQSERYASPLIIQGAGAGAEVTAAGVLADVFKIEQRLRK; encoded by the exons ATGTCAGGAGTCAACGTAGCTATTATTG GAACTGGTCTTGTTGGATCGGCCTTTGTTCGCCAACTCCAGGCTGTTCAGAAAAAGTCACCTGGCGTCTTCAATGTCATTCTTGTTGCCAGATCCAAGGCTACTTATGTTTCTAAAGACTATTCTCCACTTTCTTTGGACTCTTACTCCACTGGTTCAAGTGATCTTCTTAACATTGAACAAATTGCCGCTTACCTTGAAAAGTCTCCTAAGCCAGTGATCTTGGTTGACAACACCTCTAATGAGGACTGGGCAAATTCTTACCCATTGTTTCTCTCCAAATCTATCTCTGTTGCTACTCCTAATAAAAAGGCATTCTCCAGCTCTTTGGACTTGTGGAAGAAGGTTTTTGGTGCCAGCAATGGCCCTAAGGGCGGATTGGTTTACCATGAAGCtactgttggtgctggtcttCCTGTCCTTGGACCTCTCAACGACCTTGTCGCTACTGGTGACGAAATTGTTAAAATCGACGGTATTGTATCTGGAACTTTGAGTTATATCTTCAACGAATTCTCTACTATCGAGGGATCAACTGTAAAGTTCTCTGATGTTGTCAAGAAAGCCAAGTCCCTTGGTTACACCGAGCCTGATCCAAGAGATGATCTGAATGGTCTTGATGTCGCTCGTAAGGTCACTATTTTGGCTCGTTTGTCTGGCCTTCCTGTAGAGTCACCTACTTCATTCCCTGTTGACTCTCTTATCCCCAAGCCACTCGAGtcagctgcctctgctgACGAGTTCTTGGAGAAGCTCCCAGAATACGATGGTGAGCTTGACAAATTAAGACAAGAAGCTCAAGCTGAAAACAAGGTACTAAGATTTGTTGGTAAGGTTGacattgctgctggtgctgttaaGGTTGGTATTGAAAAGTACGACGCTTCTCACCCATTCGCGTCTCTTAAGGGCAGTGACAATGTTATCTCTATCCAGTCCGAGAGATATGCTAGCCCTCTCATTATTCaaggtgctggagctggtgctgaggtcactgctgctggtgttttgGCTGATGTTTTCAAGATCGAGCAGAGATTGAGAAAGTAG
- the MGS1 gene encoding ssDNA-dependent ATPase MGS1 (Protein with DNA-dependent ATPase and ssDNA annealing activities; involved in maintenance of genome; interacts functionally with DNA polymerase delta; homolog of human Werner helicase interacting protein (WHIP); forms nuclear foci upon DNA replication stress; GO_component: GO:0005737 - cytoplasm [Evidence IDA] [PMID 14562095]; GO_component: GO:0005737 - cytoplasm [Evidence IDA] [PMID 22842922]; GO_component: GO:0005634 - nucleus [Evidence IEA,IEA]; GO_component: GO:0005634 - nucleus [Evidence IDA] [PMID 14562095]; GO_component: GO:0005634 - nucleus [Evidence IDA] [PMID 22842922]; GO_function: GO:0005524 - ATP binding [Evidence IEA,IEA]; GO_function: GO:0003677 - DNA binding [Evidence IEA,IEA]; GO_function: GO:0008047 - enzyme activator activity [Evidence IDA] [PMID 16251400]; GO_function: GO:0046872 - metal ion binding [Evidence IEA]; GO_function: GO:0017111 - nucleoside-triphosphatase activity [Evidence IEA]; GO_function: GO:0000166 - nucleotide binding [Evidence IEA,IEA]; GO_function: GO:0043142 - single-stranded DNA-dependent ATPase activity [Evidence IDA] [PMID 11459965]; GO_function: GO:0043142 - single-stranded DNA-dependent ATPase activity [Evidence IDA] [PMID 16251400]; GO_function: GO:0043130 - ubiquitin binding [Evidence ISS] [PMID 17550899]; GO_process: GO:0006281 - DNA repair [Evidence IEA]; GO_process: GO:0006260 - DNA replication [Evidence IEA]; GO_process: GO:0033567 - DNA replication, Okazaki fragment processing [Evidence IDA] [PMID 16251400]; GO_process: GO:0000733 - DNA strand renaturation [Evidence IDA] [PMID 11459965]; GO_process: GO:0006952 - defense response [Evidence IEA]; GO_process: GO:0006282 - regulation of DNA repair [Evidence IGI] [PMID 16809783]): MSGLVRCPLCDMETTEVVVNRHLDKGCPPPEGSGSDKISQGDSGVTPGVGASGVKQSSIFSQKAVDNRSGGPSSSPLSGKKNSGSGTGMLVDRKRSFTASEQQSSKPMNKSQNISQSVSGTSGRSDVNSGEERGYRDNSRSASNAAQRDTRKRARLSAIPLAEQVRPKSLDDFVGQEDLIGKNGLLRKFVERDVCPSIILWGPSGVGKTSFARILANSTKSRFIELSAAIHGINECKKIFEEARNDFKLFSRRTILFLDEIHRFNRAQQDIFLPHVEKGDITLIGATTENPSFKLNGALLSRCRVLVLHKLKQSELSKIIANAIDTYNKSREQDGLPTIHFEQETIEYLAGLADGDGRIGLNLLEITINDASVQNSASTSVTSINNDDQNRDLTQQTEQNEQKENTALPTSSSQASYKVSTEHVKTVLQRTHMLYDRVGDSHYDTISALHKSVRGSDPDAALFYLGRMLEAGEDPLYVARRMVRMASEDIGQADESCLPFAVAAFQAVQQIGMPEADCILAHCAVKLAEAKKSVRVYRAYNAVKSMLRTEPGAAAAVVPIHLRNAPTRLMKEIGYGKEYKYNPDYEDGKVRQTYMPEGLETVKFLSNKHLGPL, encoded by the coding sequence ATGTCGGGACTCGTGAGGTGTCCTCTGTGTGATATGGAGACCACAGAAGTGGTAGTCAATCGGCATCTGGATAAAGGATGTCCCCCGCCAGAGGGCTCTGGCAGTGATAAGATTAGTCAGGGagattcaggggtaacccCTGGAGTTGGTGCAAGTGGCGTGAAGCAAAGCTCGATTTTCTCTCAAAAAGCGGTTGATAATAGGTCAGGAGGTCCATCTTCATCTCCTTTAAGTGGAAAAAAGAATTCTGGCTCGGGAACAGGGATGTTAGTGGACCGCAAACGATCTTTTACGGCAAGTGAACAACAGTCGTCAAAGCCGATGAATAAAAGCCAGAATATTAGTCAGTCTGTCAGTGGTACAAGTGGACGGTCAGATGTGAATTCTGGTGAAGAAAGAGGTTATAGAGATAATTCGAGGTCGGCGAGCAATGCTGCTCAGAGAGATACCCGCAAGAGAGCCCGGCTGTCAGCGATTCCTCTCGCAGAACAGGTTCGACCAAAGTCGCTAGATGACTTTGTTGGTCAAGAAGATCTTATAGGAAAAAATGGATTGTTACGGAAATTTGTGGAAAGGGACGTGTGTCCGTCAATTATCCTGTGGGGTCCGTCAGGTGTGGGAAAAACGTCGTTTGCGCGGATCCTAGCCAATAGTACAAAGTCGCGGTTTATAGAATTGTCAGCAGCTATTCACGGAATTAACGAGTGTAAAAAGATATTTGAAGAAGCGCGAAACGATTTTAAATTGTTCAGCCGGCGAACAATTTTATTTCTAGACGAGATTCACCGGTTTAACAGAGCCCAGCAAGATATATTTCTGCCTCATGTCGAGAAAGGAGATATCACCCTGATAGGAGCGACAACAGAAAATCCATCTTTTAAACTCAATGGAGCACTACTATCACGATGTAGAGTTTTGGTTCTTCATAAATTGAAACAGTCGGAACTGTCCAAAATCATTGCCAATGCTATTGACACATACAACAAATCACGCGAACAAGATGGCCTGCCGACAATCCactttgaacaagaaacaatCGAGTATCTAGCGGGCCTAGCAGACGGTGATGGGCGCATTGGACTCAATCTGCTCGAAATAACCATTAACGATGCTTCTGTCCAGAACagcgccagcaccagcgtCACCAGCATAAACAACGATGACCAAAACAGAGATCTAACCCAACaaacagaacaaaatgaacagaaagaaaacacAGCATTaccaacatcatcatctcaAGCATCATACAAAGTGTCAACGGAGCACGTTAAAACAGTATTACAAAGAACACACATGCTGTATGACCGAGTGGGCGACTCTCATTACGACACGATATCGGCATTACACAAGTCAGTTCGAGGGTCAGATCCAGATGCCGCTTTATTCTATCTCGGACGAATGCTCGAGGCAGGCGAAGACCCTTTATACGTTGCACGACGAATGGTACGAATGGCGAGCGAAGACATTGGCCAAGCAGACGAGTCGTGTCTGCCATTTGCAGTAGCTGCTTTTCAAGCTGTCCAGCAAATAGGAATGCCCGAAGCCGACTGTATTCTGGCCCATTGTGCTGTCAAGCTCGCGGAAGCCAAGAAATCGGTACGAGTCTACCGAGCCTACAACGCCGTCAAATCCATGCTCCGGACCGAACcaggagctgctgccgctgtcGTCCCAATCCACCTCCGCAACGCACCCACCCGGCTCATGAAAGAAATCGGCTACGGCAAAGAATACAAATACAACCCGGACTACGAAGACGGCAAAGTCCGCCAAACATACATGCCCGAGGGTCTCGAAACGGTCAAATTCCTGTCCAACAAACACCTGGGCCCATTGTAA
- the YPD1 gene encoding Ypd1p (Phosphorelay intermediate protein; phosphorylated by the plasma membrane sensor Sln1p in response to osmotic stress and then in turn phosphorylates the response regulators Ssk1p in the cytosol and Skn7p in the nucleus; GO_component: GO:0005737 - cytoplasm [Evidence IEA,IEA]; GO_component: GO:0005737 - cytoplasm [Evidence IDA] [PMID 14665464]; GO_component: GO:0005634 - nucleus [Evidence IEA,IEA]; GO_component: GO:0005634 - nucleus [Evidence IDA] [PMID 14665464]; GO_function: GO:0043424 - protein histidine kinase binding [Evidence IPI] [PMID 8808622]; GO_function: GO:0004871 - signal transducer activity [Evidence IEA]; GO_function: GO:0016772 - transferase activity, transferring phosphorus-containing groups [Evidence IDA] [PMID 8808622]; GO_process: GO:0007234 - osmosensory signaling via phosphorelay pathway [Evidence IDA,IMP] [PMID 8808622]; GO_process: GO:0000160 - phosphorelay signal transduction system [Evidence IEA,IEA]) has translation MSEDTTHASIATEPHSTAAGSTHSTHSSQSLANEPTTFGSSSDAGGGLDSGAGSSAAAAAAAETEGLTAEEAEEQAELAAIAAGSSHTDIIDWTTFGQILEMDEDEEDRDFSKGIVINFFEQAQVTFEQMETALKEGNLSDLSALGHFLKGSSAALGLTKVKNSCEKIQHFGAGKDETGSTEVNDEALCLERIRTTLAVVREEYEESEKYLRKFFDGAM, from the coding sequence ATGTCAGAAGACACCACGCACGCATCGATAGCCACTGAGCCCCATAGCACTGCAGCTGGCTCGACTCATAGCACACACTCATCACAGTCATTGGCCAACGAGCCAACAACATTCGGCAGTAGTTCCGATGCCGGAGGCGGTTTAGACAGTGGAGCAGGgtctagtgctgctgccgctgctgctgctgaaaccGAGGGTTTAACTgccgaagaagcagaagagcAAGCCGAGCTGGCAGCCATTGCCGCTGGCTCGAGCCATACCGATATCATTGACTGGACCACATTCGGCCAGATTTTGGAAATggacgaagacgaagaagaccGTGATTTTTCCAAGGGCATTgtcatcaacttcttcgAGCAAGCACAAGTCACTTTCGAGCAGATGGAGACGGCCCTAAAAGAGGGCAATCTCAGCGACCTGTCGGCATTGGGCCACTTCCTGAAGGGCTCGTCAGCAGCCCTCGGCCTGACTAAAGTGAAGAACTCGTGCGAGAAAATCCAGCATTTCGGTGCCGGCAAAGACGAGACCGGGTCGACAGAAGTCAATGACGAAGCTCTCTGTCTCGAGCGAATCCGCACGACCCTCGCTGTCGTCCGTGAGGAGTACGAAGAGTCGGAGAAATACCTGCGTAAGTTCTTCGACGGGGCCATGTAG